The following coding sequences are from one Streptomyces venezuelae window:
- a CDS encoding helix-turn-helix transcriptional regulator: MNLVDRGEELSVMEHMLDSTESGHGGVLLVSGAVASGKTALLRAFGTRVTSRGALYLQATASGAETDLPLGVMGQLLLGAGLPGADARRATQLVRRAADAARPQRVAGERPAMVLDGIPELCGLLLEKSRERPLVLSIDDVQHADEDSLECLLYLSRRLAVSRILVVLGENSDFLAGNTRLRVDLLRLPGCRNIRLGPLQRSGVAEMISAFGEPGWGTRKLVPALLHMSGGSPLLTRALIEDHRAAGAAVTASADPVPGESFVRAVATCLYRSDLATRRTAWALAVAGPDMSLAELMEVLGTSRESLLRSLRALNEAGLLDAGWYRHEAGRAAVLRSLEPADRARVEARCARVLHEHGASASVVVRHLIAAETVDAPWARRTLIEAAERALADDEVDLALTCLRIARDTSTDVHQSLEIRAALTRALWRVNPAGVAQHLPELTAAALDGRLDARHADALVGHLLWFGRPERALDVLCAVERQGAAQPGRTGTGTPHRHDCPRLWLTYAYPGLAVPDCTPPGGTPEHTTAQDTTPQHAAALARSPHQRAASLVKSLLDGPGKDVVVRAEQILQSTRLDDDTVTALLVAVDSLVLADHLEAAAFWCETLLNEAAERRAPLWQALLSAARARIELRAGALGTARKLARSALTLVPADGWGVAVAAPVATALFTGTLMGRLDEAAAQLAVPVPDSAFQTTDGLLYLRARGHYFLAAGRPYAALDDFLTCGDLMRRRRFDLPALVPWRTDAAEAHLSLGDCERARALAEEQLALTGGRNGWVRAVSLRVLAGTLKAAHRPPLLGEAVEILRDRGHRVELVRALAESARTQRELGKVGQARALARKAQQLAGECGMPVPPSAADTGSPHPAEQPWSSGNRRHPEELSNAELRVATLAVRGHTNRQIADKLCITISTVEQHLTRAYRKLAVQRRADLAAKIGPASGPGDGEEPATHDACDRLHVG; this comes from the coding sequence ATGAACTTGGTGGATCGTGGTGAAGAACTCTCGGTCATGGAGCACATGCTCGACTCAACCGAGAGCGGGCATGGCGGCGTCCTTCTGGTGAGCGGCGCCGTCGCCAGTGGCAAGACCGCGCTGCTGCGCGCCTTCGGTACGCGCGTCACTTCCAGAGGTGCACTGTATCTGCAGGCCACAGCGTCCGGAGCGGAGACGGACCTGCCCCTCGGAGTCATGGGGCAACTGCTTCTCGGCGCCGGTCTGCCCGGCGCCGACGCGCGCCGCGCGACTCAGCTCGTGCGGCGCGCCGCCGACGCGGCCCGCCCGCAACGGGTGGCCGGTGAACGGCCCGCCATGGTGTTGGACGGGATTCCCGAGCTGTGCGGACTGCTGCTCGAAAAATCCAGGGAAAGGCCCCTGGTGCTCAGCATCGACGATGTGCAGCACGCCGACGAAGACTCGCTCGAATGCCTCCTCTACCTGTCGCGCCGACTGGCCGTCAGCCGCATTCTGGTCGTGCTGGGAGAGAACAGCGACTTCCTGGCGGGCAATACGAGATTGCGCGTCGATTTACTGCGCCTGCCCGGCTGCCGGAATATCAGGCTCGGCCCCCTCCAACGGTCCGGAGTCGCAGAAATGATCTCTGCATTCGGTGAGCCGGGGTGGGGGACGCGCAAGCTCGTCCCCGCACTGCTCCACATGAGCGGCGGCAGCCCGCTCCTGACCCGGGCGCTCATCGAGGACCATCGTGCCGCGGGTGCCGCGGTCACCGCCTCCGCCGACCCCGTACCGGGTGAGTCCTTCGTCCGTGCCGTCGCCACCTGCCTCTACCGCAGCGACCTCGCCACCCGCCGCACCGCGTGGGCGCTGGCGGTCGCGGGCCCCGACATGTCGCTCGCCGAACTCATGGAGGTCCTCGGGACCAGCAGGGAATCGCTCCTGCGCAGCCTGCGCGCGCTGAACGAGGCGGGCCTCCTCGACGCGGGCTGGTACCGGCACGAGGCCGGGCGCGCCGCGGTCCTCAGAAGCCTGGAGCCCGCCGACCGCGCCCGTGTCGAGGCCCGCTGCGCCCGCGTCCTGCACGAGCACGGAGCGTCCGCGTCCGTGGTCGTACGGCACCTGATCGCGGCCGAGACCGTCGACGCGCCGTGGGCTCGGCGCACCCTGATCGAGGCCGCCGAGCGCGCCCTCGCCGACGACGAGGTCGACCTCGCCCTCACCTGCCTGCGCATCGCCCGCGACACCAGCACCGACGTCCACCAGTCCCTGGAGATACGTGCCGCTCTCACCCGGGCCCTCTGGCGCGTCAACCCGGCCGGCGTCGCCCAGCACCTGCCCGAACTCACGGCCGCCGCACTGGACGGACGACTCGATGCCCGGCACGCCGATGCGCTCGTGGGCCATCTGCTCTGGTTCGGCCGCCCGGAACGGGCCCTCGACGTGCTCTGCGCCGTCGAACGGCAGGGCGCCGCGCAGCCCGGCAGGACCGGCACCGGCACACCCCACCGGCACGACTGCCCGCGCCTCTGGCTGACGTACGCCTACCCCGGCCTCGCTGTCCCCGACTGCACCCCGCCCGGCGGGACACCGGAACACACGACCGCGCAGGACACCACCCCGCAGCACGCGGCGGCGCTGGCCCGCAGCCCGCACCAGCGAGCGGCGAGCCTGGTGAAGTCGCTCCTCGACGGGCCCGGCAAGGACGTGGTGGTCAGGGCCGAGCAGATCCTGCAGAGCACCCGCCTCGACGACGACACCGTGACGGCGCTCCTCGTCGCCGTCGACTCCCTGGTGCTCGCCGACCACCTCGAAGCCGCGGCCTTCTGGTGCGAGACGCTGCTCAACGAGGCCGCCGAACGGCGTGCGCCCCTCTGGCAGGCGCTCCTTTCCGCGGCCAGGGCCCGCATCGAGCTGAGGGCGGGCGCGCTCGGCACCGCGCGGAAGCTGGCGCGTTCGGCGCTCACGCTCGTACCCGCGGACGGATGGGGCGTGGCCGTCGCCGCGCCCGTCGCCACCGCGCTGTTCACCGGCACGCTGATGGGCCGCCTCGACGAGGCGGCGGCCCAACTCGCGGTACCGGTGCCGGACTCGGCCTTCCAGACGACGGACGGGCTGCTCTACCTCAGGGCCCGCGGTCACTACTTCCTCGCCGCGGGACGGCCCTATGCCGCCCTGGACGACTTCCTCACCTGCGGGGACCTCATGCGGCGCCGGCGCTTCGACCTGCCCGCGCTGGTCCCGTGGCGCACCGACGCCGCCGAGGCACATCTCTCGCTGGGCGACTGCGAGCGCGCCCGCGCCCTCGCAGAGGAGCAACTCGCCCTGACGGGCGGGCGGAACGGCTGGGTGCGCGCCGTATCGCTGCGGGTGCTCGCCGGCACGCTGAAGGCCGCGCACCGGCCGCCGCTGCTCGGCGAGGCCGTCGAGATCCTGCGGGACCGCGGACACCGCGTCGAACTGGTACGCGCGCTCGCCGAGTCGGCCCGTACACAGCGCGAGCTCGGCAAGGTCGGCCAGGCCAGGGCCCTGGCCCGCAAGGCGCAGCAGCTGGCGGGGGAGTGCGGCATGCCCGTGCCGCCGTCCGCGGCCGACACGGGCAGCCCGCACCCGGCCGAGCAGCCGTGGTCGTCCGGCAACCGCCGACATCCCGAGGAACTCAGCAACGCCGAACTGCGCGTGGCCACGCTCGCCGTCCGCGGCCACACCAACCGCCAGATCGCCGACAAGCTCTGCATCACCATCAGCACCGTCGAACAGCACCTGACGCGCGCCTACCGCAAGCTCGCCGTGCAGCGGCGCGCGGACCTCGCGGCCAAGATCGGCCCGGCCTCGGGACCGGGCGACGGAGAGGAACCCGCGACGCACGACGCCTGCGACCGGCTGCACGTGGGCTAG
- a CDS encoding SpoIIE family protein phosphatase translates to MEHDPAGQCRCGQQPAGEPAGCFLALYGAALRTGRFDWDLDTGLMTMDATAHEVFDVRPEQYDNRPETLAFRVPTVEGHRLDQIVSHALKDGSETYGAYFRIRCHTGALRWTHTQGCIQRDETGRPRRIVGLVRDATRELGDSPAALRERADEEAERRRTTSLVQGTTAALAHARTVRDVIDVLRDTHGLAHLGASNLVMGLVEAGRIRLVAEGPAGSFVPGTRLTGVDEDYPMSEVVRTLAPRYIETADDFAESYPLLWPHIDELGITAAAYLPLIAQARPIGVLGLLYQDKTGFTEEERNVLVALGSSIAQSLQRAMFYEQEKDLAQGLQQAMLPRTIPGVPGAEIAVRYRSAALGRDIGGDWYDVIPLPGGHVGAVIGDVQGHDTHAAAVMGQLRIVLRAYAAEGHTPATVMARASTFLHELDTDRFATCLYADADLTTGVVQLVRAGHLDPLLQRTDGSCLRISVDGGLPLGLSAEFGRLDYPVTTLELDPGQTLLLCTDGLVEEPGADLDDGMRALAELAAVAPRDLQRLADRLCGIVDGRGGDDDAALLLLRRHTVDAPRSGGRLQQHVAPSDPEALAEARHMIRAAVRAWGAGERADEIELVADEVITNALMHTDGSAVVTLRVLTGTDRRLRVDVEDSSSALPRRRDAGESGVSGRGLLLVDRLADVWGVEARGGGKCVWCEFIVPAREERE, encoded by the coding sequence ATGGAGCACGACCCGGCGGGGCAATGCCGCTGTGGACAGCAGCCGGCCGGGGAACCGGCCGGCTGTTTCCTCGCGCTGTACGGGGCCGCGCTGCGCACGGGCCGCTTCGACTGGGACCTCGACACGGGCCTGATGACGATGGACGCCACCGCCCACGAGGTCTTCGACGTACGACCCGAGCAATACGACAACCGGCCGGAGACCCTCGCCTTCCGCGTGCCGACCGTCGAGGGGCACCGCCTGGACCAGATCGTCTCCCACGCCCTGAAGGACGGCAGCGAGACGTACGGCGCGTACTTCCGCATCCGCTGCCACACCGGGGCGCTGCGCTGGACCCACACGCAGGGCTGCATCCAGCGGGACGAGACGGGCCGCCCGCGCCGCATCGTGGGCCTCGTCAGGGACGCCACCCGGGAGCTCGGCGACAGCCCCGCCGCGCTGCGCGAGCGCGCCGACGAGGAGGCGGAGCGGCGCCGCACCACGAGCCTCGTCCAGGGCACCACGGCGGCGCTGGCGCACGCCCGCACGGTCCGTGACGTCATCGACGTCCTGCGCGACACCCACGGCCTCGCCCACCTGGGCGCCTCCAACCTCGTCATGGGCCTCGTCGAAGCCGGCCGCATCCGCCTCGTCGCCGAGGGCCCCGCGGGCAGCTTCGTGCCCGGCACCCGCCTCACGGGCGTCGACGAGGACTACCCGATGAGCGAGGTCGTCCGCACCCTCGCGCCCCGCTACATCGAGACGGCCGACGACTTCGCCGAGTCCTACCCGCTGCTCTGGCCGCACATCGACGAGCTGGGCATCACCGCGGCGGCCTACCTGCCGCTGATCGCGCAGGCCCGCCCCATCGGCGTGCTCGGCCTGCTCTACCAGGACAAGACGGGCTTCACCGAGGAGGAGCGCAACGTCCTGGTCGCCCTGGGCAGCAGCATCGCGCAGAGCCTGCAGCGCGCCATGTTCTACGAGCAGGAGAAGGACCTCGCACAAGGCCTCCAGCAGGCCATGCTGCCCCGCACCATCCCCGGCGTGCCGGGCGCGGAGATCGCCGTCCGGTACCGCTCGGCGGCGCTCGGACGGGACATCGGCGGCGACTGGTACGACGTGATCCCGCTGCCCGGCGGGCACGTCGGCGCCGTCATCGGCGACGTGCAGGGCCACGACACGCACGCCGCCGCCGTCATGGGCCAGCTCCGCATCGTCCTGCGCGCCTACGCCGCCGAGGGCCACACACCCGCAACCGTCATGGCCCGCGCCTCCACCTTCCTGCACGAACTGGACACCGACCGCTTCGCGACCTGCCTCTACGCCGACGCCGACCTGACCACCGGCGTGGTCCAGCTCGTCCGCGCCGGACACCTCGACCCGCTCCTCCAGCGCACCGACGGCTCCTGCCTCCGGATCTCCGTGGACGGCGGCCTGCCCCTCGGCCTCTCCGCGGAGTTCGGCCGCCTCGACTACCCCGTCACCACCCTCGAACTCGACCCGGGACAGACCTTGCTGCTCTGCACCGACGGCCTCGTCGAGGAGCCCGGCGCCGACCTCGACGACGGCATGCGCGCCCTCGCGGAACTCGCCGCCGTCGCCCCCCGCGACCTGCAGCGGCTCGCCGACCGGCTCTGCGGCATCGTCGACGGCCGCGGCGGGGACGACGACGCGGCGCTCCTGCTCCTGCGCCGCCACACGGTGGACGCGCCCCGCTCGGGCGGACGCCTCCAGCAGCACGTCGCCCCGAGCGATCCCGAGGCGCTCGCCGAGGCCCGGCACATGATCAGGGCCGCGGTGCGGGCCTGGGGCGCGGGCGAGCGCGCCGACGAGATCGAGCTCGTGGCCGACGAAGTGATCACCAACGCGCTCATGCACACCGACGGGTCCGCCGTCGTGACCCTGCGCGTCCTGACCGGCACCGACCGGCGGCTGCGCGTCGACGTCGAGGACTCGTCGAGCGCCCTGCCCCGGCGCCGAGACGCGGGCGAGTCCGGGGTGTCGGGCCGCGGCCTGCTTCTGGTGGACCGGCTCGCGGACGTGTGGGGCGTCGAGGCGCGCGGCGGCGGCAAATGCGTGTGGTGCGAGTTCATCGTGCCCGCCCGAGAAGAGCGGGAGTGA
- a CDS encoding lipase maturation factor family protein: MEWFTADAYWLSRLIFQRALAVLYVMAFLGAALQFRALIGERGMLPVPRYVERVPFRAAPSLFQLHFSDRFFACCAWTGCAVAVALLAGVHGLLPLWGAMLLWLVPWALYLSIVNVGQTWYGFGWESLLLEVGFLAVFLGNDRVAPPVLVLFLLRWVLFRVEFGAGLIKMRGDACWRKLTCLDFHHETQPMPGPLSWFFHHLPKPVHRIEVAANHVTQLVVPFLLFTPQPVATGAACLMIVTQFWLILSGNFSWLNWITVVVAVSALDLSAWHTAPEVADAPVWYEVVVSAVTVLLLAMSYRPMRNLLSRRQVMNRSFDPLHLVNAYGAFGSVSRVRQEVVIEGTADTVPREDSDWRAYEFKGKPGDVHRWPRQFAPYHLRLDWMMWFAGLSPAYARSWFGPLVERLLDDDRDTLRLLRSSPFPPGSPPAYIRARLYRYRYTTWHELRETGACWERTYVREFLGPTRLARTAQQE; this comes from the coding sequence GTGGAGTGGTTCACGGCGGACGCGTACTGGCTGAGTCGGCTGATCTTCCAGCGGGCCCTGGCCGTGCTCTATGTGATGGCTTTCCTCGGGGCCGCCCTGCAGTTCCGGGCGCTCATCGGGGAGCGCGGGATGCTCCCGGTGCCGCGGTACGTCGAACGCGTGCCGTTCCGCGCCGCCCCCAGCCTGTTCCAGCTGCACTTCTCGGACCGGTTCTTCGCGTGCTGCGCGTGGACGGGGTGCGCGGTCGCGGTGGCGCTGCTCGCGGGCGTGCACGGTCTCCTGCCGCTGTGGGGCGCGATGCTGCTGTGGCTGGTGCCCTGGGCGCTGTATCTCTCCATCGTCAACGTGGGACAGACCTGGTACGGCTTCGGCTGGGAGTCGCTGCTCCTTGAAGTGGGCTTCCTCGCGGTCTTCCTCGGCAACGACCGGGTCGCCCCGCCGGTCCTCGTGCTCTTCCTGCTGCGGTGGGTGCTCTTCCGCGTGGAGTTCGGCGCCGGGTTGATCAAGATGCGCGGCGACGCGTGCTGGCGCAAGCTCACCTGCCTGGACTTCCACCACGAGACACAGCCGATGCCCGGCCCGCTGAGCTGGTTCTTCCACCACCTGCCGAAACCGGTGCACCGGATCGAGGTCGCGGCCAACCACGTCACCCAACTCGTGGTTCCTTTCCTGCTGTTCACGCCCCAGCCGGTGGCGACGGGCGCGGCCTGCCTGATGATCGTGACCCAGTTCTGGCTGATCCTGTCCGGCAACTTCTCCTGGCTGAACTGGATCACCGTCGTGGTCGCGGTCTCCGCCCTCGACCTGTCCGCCTGGCACACGGCACCCGAGGTCGCGGACGCGCCCGTCTGGTACGAGGTGGTGGTCTCCGCCGTGACCGTGCTGCTCCTGGCCATGAGCTACCGCCCCATGCGCAATCTGCTGTCCCGGCGGCAGGTCATGAACCGCTCGTTCGACCCGCTGCACCTCGTCAACGCGTACGGCGCGTTCGGCAGTGTCAGCCGGGTGCGCCAGGAGGTCGTCATCGAGGGCACGGCGGACACCGTGCCCCGCGAGGACTCCGACTGGCGGGCCTATGAGTTCAAGGGCAAGCCGGGCGACGTACATCGCTGGCCGCGCCAGTTCGCGCCCTACCATCTGCGGCTCGACTGGATGATGTGGTTCGCCGGGCTCTCCCCCGCGTACGCGCGCTCATGGTTCGGCCCGCTGGTGGAGCGCCTCCTCGACGACGACCGGGACACCCTCCGCCTGCTGCGGAGCTCTCCGTTCCCGCCCGGCTCCCCGCCCGCGTACATCCGCGCCAGGCTGTACCGCTACCGGTACACGACCTGGCACGAGCTGCGCGAGACGGGTGCGTGCTGGGAGCGCACGTACGTCCGTGAGTTCCTGGGGCCGACGCGTCTCGCCCGGACGGCTCAGCAGGAGTAG
- the aroF gene encoding 3-deoxy-7-phosphoheptulonate synthase: MMAPEATQQDVDAVVELVRTAGGDAFVSRGVTRTIVGLVGDVAAFGALNLAHLRGVLDVVRISVPYKLVSREHHLERSVVTVGGVPIGPGTLTVIAGPCAVETASQTLAAARMAKAAGATLLRGGAFKPRTSPYAYQGLGESGLRILADVRDETGLPVVTEVIDPASVELVAPYADMLQIGTRNMHNFALLQEVGAAGRPVLLKRGFGATVEEWLMAAEYIAQRGNLDIVLCERGIRTFETATRNTLDISAVPVVQRLSHLPVIVDPSHSGGRRDLVLPLTRAALAAGADGVMIDVHPEPGTALCDGDQALTRAEIDEVAHAVEALTPLMGRTLAGASAGAQAGRGE; this comes from the coding sequence GTGATGGCCCCCGAGGCCACGCAGCAGGATGTGGACGCGGTCGTCGAACTGGTGCGCACGGCGGGCGGGGACGCGTTCGTCAGCCGAGGCGTGACCCGCACCATCGTCGGGCTCGTCGGCGACGTGGCCGCCTTCGGCGCCCTCAACCTCGCCCATCTGCGCGGTGTCCTGGACGTCGTGCGCATCTCGGTGCCGTACAAGCTGGTCAGCAGGGAACACCACCTCGAACGCTCCGTGGTGACCGTCGGGGGCGTCCCCATCGGCCCCGGCACACTGACCGTGATCGCGGGCCCCTGCGCCGTCGAGACCGCCTCGCAGACCCTCGCCGCCGCCCGCATGGCCAAGGCGGCCGGAGCCACGCTCCTCAGGGGCGGCGCCTTCAAACCGCGCACGTCGCCGTATGCCTACCAGGGGCTCGGTGAGAGCGGACTGCGCATCCTCGCCGACGTACGGGATGAGACGGGCCTCCCCGTGGTGACCGAGGTCATCGACCCGGCCAGCGTCGAACTCGTCGCGCCCTACGCCGACATGCTGCAGATCGGCACCCGCAACATGCACAACTTCGCCCTGCTCCAAGAGGTCGGCGCGGCGGGACGGCCCGTCCTGCTCAAGCGCGGCTTCGGTGCCACCGTCGAGGAGTGGCTGATGGCCGCCGAGTACATCGCCCAGCGCGGCAACCTCGACATCGTGCTCTGCGAACGCGGCATCCGCACCTTCGAGACCGCCACCCGCAACACCCTGGACATCAGTGCCGTCCCCGTCGTCCAGCGCCTCTCCCACCTGCCCGTCATCGTCGACCCCTCGCACTCCGGCGGCCGCAGGGACCTCGTCCTGCCGCTGACCCGGGCCGCGCTCGCCGCCGGCGCGGACGGCGTCATGATCGACGTGCACCCCGAGCCGGGGACCGCGCTTTGCGACGGCGACCAGGCACTCACCCGGGCGGAGATCGACGAGGTGGCGCACGCGGTCGAGGCCCTGACACCGCTGATGGGACGCACCCTCGCGGGGGCCTCGGCCGGAGCGCAGGCCGGTAGGGGTGAATAG
- a CDS encoding DUF6777 domain-containing protein produces MRTSTRTHAIALAISAALAVAGAAGCSGDGDKKTADGGSELFMQPVAAQGPDPFTESTAETDTSPPPVTRSPQPSPTGSATPQGTRSIPGGTPGLYGGTHNVGSCDIDRQVRFLTADQGKARAFARAAGIEEAAVPDYLRGLTPVVLRADTRVTNHGYRGGSPTSFQSVLQTGTAVLVDDRGLPRVRCACGNPLKPPVAFKSSPRHNGQAWRGYQPTRVVVVTPAPRPIVNITIVNIVNNTWIERKIGDGKAHHDRPTKPPTPTPTPTPTTPSPTSPSPSSPTPTDPDETTPDETEPDETSPDRTSPDETGSGQTEPDGTSPDETSPDETSPDGTSPDGTSPDGTSPGESSPDEGAGDSPSACPTGTGTPPDPASPVPSGCPSPVLPS; encoded by the coding sequence GTGCGCACATCCACCAGGACCCACGCGATCGCCCTCGCGATATCCGCGGCCCTAGCGGTAGCGGGCGCGGCGGGCTGTTCGGGCGACGGCGACAAGAAGACCGCCGACGGCGGCAGCGAACTGTTCATGCAACCGGTCGCCGCCCAGGGCCCCGACCCCTTCACCGAGTCCACCGCGGAGACCGACACCTCCCCGCCGCCCGTCACCCGTTCGCCGCAACCCTCGCCCACCGGATCGGCCACCCCGCAGGGCACCCGCTCCATCCCGGGCGGGACGCCGGGCCTGTACGGCGGCACGCACAACGTCGGCAGCTGCGACATCGACCGGCAGGTGCGCTTCCTCACCGCCGACCAGGGGAAGGCGCGGGCGTTCGCGCGGGCGGCCGGCATCGAGGAGGCCGCCGTCCCGGACTATCTGCGCGGCCTGACCCCCGTCGTGCTGCGCGCCGACACGCGCGTCACCAACCACGGCTACCGCGGCGGCTCTCCCACGAGTTTCCAGTCCGTTCTGCAGACGGGCACGGCCGTCCTCGTCGACGACCGGGGCCTGCCGCGGGTGCGGTGCGCGTGCGGCAACCCGCTGAAGCCGCCCGTCGCGTTCAAGAGCTCGCCCCGGCACAACGGGCAGGCGTGGCGCGGCTATCAGCCGACGCGGGTCGTCGTGGTCACTCCGGCGCCGCGGCCGATCGTCAACATCACCATCGTGAACATCGTCAACAACACCTGGATCGAACGGAAGATCGGCGACGGGAAGGCGCACCACGACCGTCCGACCAAGCCGCCCACCCCCACGCCGACCCCGACCCCGACCACGCCGAGCCCCACGTCCCCCTCGCCGTCGAGCCCGACCCCCACGGACCCGGACGAGACCACTCCGGACGAGACCGAGCCCGACGAGACGAGCCCCGACCGGACGAGCCCGGACGAGACCGGGTCCGGGCAGACCGAGCCCGACGGGACGAGCCCTGACGAAACCAGTCCCGACGAAACCAGTCCCGACGGGACGAGCCCGGACGGGACGAGCCCCGACGGAACCAGCCCCGGCGAATCCAGCCCTGACGAGGGCGCAGGCGACTCCCCGTCGGCCTGTCCCACCGGGACAGGCACGCCTCCGGACCCCGCGTCGCCGGTCCCGTCGGGCTGCCCCTCGCCGGTGCTGCCCTCGTAG
- a CDS encoding sensor histidine kinase yields MHLPSRRAGVRLTLLYGALLVASGAVLLALTYLLVLRFPADRVLVDGAEAGMGAGADASNGRSGGGVPGVRPAARSGDVFARLQEQASRQHADQLRELLVQSGVALAVMLVVSAVLGRLVARRVLRPLRTMTGTVQRISAHTLHERLALQGPADELKEFADTVDGLIGRLEGALHSRRRFVADAAHALRAPLTLEHTLLRETLTDRDATAETFRASSERLLEISRRQARILESLLALAGSHRGLVHREELDLAPLAEWALHIARPESERHGLRVSAAVAPAPVTGDPALVQRLVSCLVDNAVAHNRPGGRVEITTAVRDGHAVVSVANTGDPVAPEQVHRLFQPLRRVGRTADDGHPGLGLVIVHAIALAHDAVISARARADGGLAVEVAFPRRTVRDRDLRKGADDIGQLDKGTALH; encoded by the coding sequence ATGCACCTGCCCTCGCGGCGTGCGGGCGTACGTCTCACGCTGCTGTACGGCGCGCTGCTCGTCGCCTCCGGGGCGGTCCTGCTCGCGCTCACGTACCTGCTCGTCCTGCGCTTCCCGGCCGACCGCGTCCTCGTCGACGGGGCGGAAGCGGGCATGGGCGCGGGAGCGGACGCGAGCAACGGCCGCTCAGGCGGAGGGGTCCCCGGTGTGCGGCCGGCGGCCCGCTCCGGAGACGTCTTCGCGCGGCTCCAGGAACAGGCGTCCCGTCAGCACGCCGACCAGTTGCGCGAGTTGCTCGTGCAGTCCGGTGTCGCACTCGCCGTCATGCTGGTGGTCTCCGCCGTCCTCGGCCGGCTGGTCGCCCGGCGCGTGCTGCGCCCGCTGCGGACGATGACCGGCACCGTCCAGCGCATCTCCGCGCACACCCTGCACGAGCGGCTGGCCCTCCAGGGACCGGCCGACGAGCTCAAGGAGTTTGCCGACACCGTGGACGGGCTGATCGGCCGGCTGGAAGGGGCCCTCCACTCCCGCCGGCGGTTCGTCGCCGACGCCGCCCACGCCCTGCGCGCCCCGCTCACCCTGGAGCACACGCTGCTGCGCGAGACGCTCACCGACCGCGACGCCACCGCGGAAACGTTTCGCGCGAGCTCCGAGCGGCTCCTGGAGATCAGCCGGCGGCAGGCCCGCATCCTGGAGTCCCTGCTGGCACTCGCGGGCAGCCACCGCGGTCTCGTCCACCGCGAGGAGCTGGACCTCGCGCCGCTCGCCGAGTGGGCGCTGCACATCGCCCGCCCGGAGAGCGAGCGGCACGGGCTGCGCGTGTCGGCCGCCGTCGCGCCCGCGCCCGTCACGGGCGACCCGGCGCTCGTCCAGCGCCTGGTGTCCTGCCTCGTGGACAACGCGGTGGCGCACAACCGCCCCGGTGGACGGGTGGAGATCACCACCGCCGTACGCGACGGGCACGCCGTCGTCTCCGTCGCCAACACCGGCGACCCCGTGGCGCCCGAGCAGGTGCACCGCCTCTTCCAACCGCTCCGTCGCGTCGGCCGAACCGCCGACGACGGCCACCCCGGTCTCGGCCTGGTGATCGTGCACGCCATCGCCCTCGCCCACGACGCGGTGATCAGCGCACGCGCACGCGCGGACGGCGGACTCGCCGTGGAAGTCGCCTTCCCGAGACGGACGGTACGGGACCGAGATCTCCGTAAAGGGGCGGACGATATTGGGCAGTTGGACAAGGGAACGGCACTTCATTGA
- a CDS encoding ParB/RepB/Spo0J family partition protein, which translates to MATPEHAEIDRLMVVEVEIGSLSTADSPRTAGVDPEHVQALAVVQTPLPPITVHRPTMRVIDGLHRLRAAELQGQRKIAVKYFDGAEDDAFVLAVESNVTHGLPLTTADRKRAAARIIATHPQWSDRMIASVSGIAPGTVADIRRRAPGGRDGEETRIGHDGRVRPINGAEGRRVASELIAQNPALSLRQVARVASISPETVRDVRNRMMRGEDPVPQRGKRTEQGSRLPAPRVHRPSAVPDRDAAQDRAAAVKRLKADPALRFSEIGRTLLRLLNIHTISMDEWDQIIEKVPPHCRGIVAYLAGESAEMWTEVAMRVQSKVAETA; encoded by the coding sequence TTGGCAACACCCGAGCACGCAGAGATCGACCGATTAATGGTCGTCGAAGTCGAGATCGGCTCGCTTTCGACGGCTGACTCACCGCGAACGGCCGGAGTCGATCCGGAGCATGTACAGGCACTGGCGGTCGTGCAGACCCCGCTGCCGCCCATCACGGTGCACCGCCCGACGATGCGGGTCATCGACGGACTGCACCGCCTGCGCGCCGCCGAACTCCAGGGGCAGCGCAAGATCGCCGTGAAGTACTTCGACGGCGCCGAGGACGACGCCTTCGTCCTCGCCGTCGAGTCCAACGTCACCCACGGCCTGCCGCTGACCACGGCCGACCGCAAGCGGGCGGCCGCCCGCATCATCGCCACGCACCCGCAGTGGTCGGACCGCATGATCGCCTCGGTCAGCGGCATCGCGCCCGGCACCGTCGCGGACATCCGCAGGCGCGCGCCCGGAGGCAGGGACGGCGAGGAGACCCGGATCGGCCACGACGGCCGGGTGCGGCCCATCAACGGCGCCGAGGGGCGCAGGGTCGCCAGCGAGCTGATCGCACAGAACCCCGCCCTGTCGCTGCGCCAGGTGGCCCGCGTCGCCTCCATCTCGCCGGAGACCGTACGGGACGTGCGCAACCGCATGATGCGCGGCGAGGACCCCGTCCCGCAGCGCGGGAAGCGGACCGAGCAGGGGAGCCGCCTTCCCGCACCGCGGGTCCACCGCCCCTCGGCCGTCCCCGACCGGGACGCGGCCCAGGACCGTGCCGCCGCCGTCAAACGCCTCAAGGCGGACCCGGCGCTGCGCTTCAGCGAGATCGGCCGCACCCTGCTGCGGCTCCTCAACATCCACACGATCAGCATGGACGAGTGGGACCAGATCATCGAGAAAGTCCCGCCGCACTGCAGGGGCATCGTCGCCTATCTGGCCGGGGAGAGCGCGGAGATGTGGACGGAGGTGGCGATGCGGGTCCAGAGCAAGGTCGCGGAGACGGCGTAG